From Corynebacterium pseudotuberculosis:
CTGGGCATTATGTATGGCGCTGCCCCCGTGGCTGATTAAACCCTAGACATTTGTCACGTTAGGACGGAACAATGGTTAGTAATGTATTCGCATTCCCTTGGAGCCGGAGGATCGTATTGTGACGTGGGAACCCAAGCTCATCGTGAGCGACGTAGACGGAACGTTCCTCGATTCTCGAGAGCGGGTGTCACCGGAGTTACGCGAGGTAGTTGAGCGCGCCGGGGCCCAAGGCGTCTTTTTTGCTCTGGCCACTGGCCGGCCTCCACGGTGGATTTATCATGTGCTGGATCAGTTAAGTATCTGCCCTATCTGTGTGTGCGCCAATGGTGCTGTTCTTTATGACTCGGAAAGTGACCGTGTTCTGCGTGCACATACGCTCAGCCCTGAAATTTTGCGCACTGTGGTCAGCGCTGTGAGGGAAAATCTTGACTGTGGGATTGCTGTCGAGCGCTCCGGGGCTTCCGCCTTTGATCACCCCGGAGAACTTTTCGCGGTGACACCTGGTTATGTGCACGCCTGGGAAAGCGATGAGCATGGGATGGAGACAGAGGACGAACTCCTATCACGCCCTGCTATGAAGCTTCTTCTGCGTAATGACGCCCTCTCTGCCAATGAGATGTATGCACTAGCTGCACCAGTTATCCCCAAAGATCTGGCGCATGTAACTTTCTCCATTGATCACGGACTCCTAGAAGTTTCCGCTCCAGGCGTGAACAAAGCATCTGGATTGCAAGATCTGGCTGAGCT
This genomic window contains:
- a CDS encoding Cof-type HAD-IIB family hydrolase, which encodes MEPEDRIVTWEPKLIVSDVDGTFLDSRERVSPELREVVERAGAQGVFFALATGRPPRWIYHVLDQLSICPICVCANGAVLYDSESDRVLRAHTLSPEILRTVVSAVRENLDCGIAVERSGASAFDHPGELFAVTPGYVHAWESDEHGMETEDELLSRPAMKLLLRNDALSANEMYALAAPVIPKDLAHVTFSIDHGLLEVSAPGVNKASGLQDLAELLGVEPSDAIAFGDMPNDVEMLQWAGHGVAMGNAHEALKHVADEITTSNNDAGVAKVLKRWF